A section of the Bacillus pumilus genome encodes:
- a CDS encoding FAD-dependent oxidoreductase produces MEQEHKGLEQAKSLWIADSQKHSFPAVHEDLTADVIIVGGGITGIATAFEMTERGLDVIIIDADQLLQGTTGHTTAKITSQHDVYYHELIQQIGMPKARLYVEANENAKELIQARVKKYDIDCQLEVKDAYLYTKEESGVKKLKKELDAYKQLGIDREWKTALPFAADIKAALAMTQQAQFHPLHYLNALIDQLVERGVRIYEQTTAVDVKEGNRPAVITKDGHHLTGRYIISCSHFPFYDGKGLYFTRIHPEQSYVVAAKTTKPLPDGMYLGIDQPAQSLRTAEWHGEEVVLIGGEGHKTGQGGDESAHYEGLERFGEATLGIEEVLYRWSTHDMVTMDQIPYIGRLTKHHQNIFVATGFRKWGMTTSHVAATLIGDLIEGKSNPYESIFTPSRPVSDSFVKDFVKENSNVAANLISGKLKRTDQTIDDLKPGEGGIVSYEHKKCGAFKSEDGNIFLVDTTCTHLGCEVAWNNSDRTWDCPCHGSRFSITGEVVEGPAKKPLKRSYKEQ; encoded by the coding sequence ATGGAACAAGAACATAAAGGATTGGAACAGGCAAAATCGTTATGGATAGCGGATAGTCAAAAGCATTCTTTTCCTGCTGTTCATGAGGATCTCACAGCAGATGTCATCATTGTTGGCGGCGGTATTACCGGTATCGCTACCGCGTTTGAAATGACAGAACGCGGGCTGGATGTCATCATCATTGATGCTGATCAACTGCTACAAGGTACGACTGGACATACGACAGCTAAGATTACCTCACAGCACGATGTGTACTACCATGAGCTGATCCAGCAAATTGGTATGCCCAAAGCCCGGTTGTATGTAGAAGCGAATGAGAATGCAAAAGAGCTGATTCAAGCTCGCGTCAAAAAGTACGACATTGATTGTCAGCTAGAAGTCAAAGATGCATACCTCTATACAAAGGAAGAAAGTGGTGTCAAAAAATTAAAAAAGGAATTAGATGCCTACAAACAGCTTGGGATTGATCGGGAATGGAAAACAGCCCTTCCTTTTGCTGCTGACATCAAGGCTGCCCTAGCAATGACGCAGCAGGCACAGTTCCATCCCCTTCATTACCTCAATGCACTCATTGACCAGCTTGTAGAGCGAGGTGTACGTATTTATGAACAGACGACTGCTGTTGACGTGAAAGAAGGAAACCGCCCTGCTGTCATCACAAAAGACGGCCATCATCTGACAGGCCGCTATATCATCTCCTGTTCACACTTTCCTTTTTATGATGGAAAAGGACTTTATTTCACGCGTATTCACCCAGAGCAATCGTATGTAGTAGCAGCCAAAACAACAAAACCACTCCCAGACGGAATGTACTTAGGGATCGATCAGCCTGCTCAATCTTTAAGAACGGCAGAATGGCATGGTGAGGAAGTGGTGCTCATCGGAGGAGAAGGTCATAAAACTGGACAAGGTGGGGATGAATCTGCTCACTATGAAGGATTAGAACGTTTTGGAGAAGCTACCCTTGGAATTGAAGAGGTGCTGTATCGCTGGTCGACACACGATATGGTCACAATGGATCAAATCCCTTACATTGGCCGCCTAACCAAACACCATCAAAATATCTTTGTTGCGACCGGTTTTAGAAAATGGGGCATGACGACAAGCCATGTCGCAGCTACTCTTATCGGGGATTTGATTGAAGGAAAATCGAATCCATACGAATCCATTTTCACGCCATCAAGACCTGTTTCTGATTCTTTCGTCAAAGATTTCGTTAAAGAAAACAGCAATGTCGCTGCCAATCTCATCAGTGGTAAATTAAAACGAACCGATCAAACCATTGATGATTTAAAGCCAGGAGAAGGCGGCATTGTTTCTTATGAACATAAAAAATGTGGCGCCTTTAAATCAGAGGACGGGAACATCTTTCTTGTTGATACAACGTGTACTCACCTAGGCTGTGAAGTCGCATGGAATAATAGTGACCGCACTTGGGATTGTCCTTGTCACGGTTCACGGTTCTCGATTACTGGAGAAGTAGTAGAAGGTCCAGCAAAGAAACCACTAAAAAGGTCTTATAAAGAACAGTAA
- a CDS encoding methyl-accepting chemotaxis protein, whose amino-acid sequence MADMSQAGTQISAQVEEKSIGGKKELEIQQTQMNQIDGSMTKIETEIKRLEEIAKQIEQIFGIVTGIAEQTNLLSLNASIESARAGEHGKGFAVVANEVRKLSEDTKKTVSTVSELVNNTNSQISIVSQHIGDVNLLVTDSKEKMTQINSLFDDIVSSMNLSKNQNGKIEIDLQTFLNELKEVKQTVSQVASSVESLTNLTNR is encoded by the coding sequence ATGGCAGATATGTCGCAAGCTGGCACACAAATTTCAGCACAAGTCGAGGAAAAATCGATCGGTGGTAAAAAAGAATTAGAGATTCAACAAACTCAAATGAACCAAATTGATGGCAGCATGACAAAGATTGAAACAGAAATTAAGCGTTTAGAAGAAATCGCCAAACAGATTGAACAAATCTTTGGGATTGTCACAGGCATTGCAGAACAGACGAATTTATTATCTTTAAACGCGTCAATCGAATCTGCACGAGCAGGTGAACACGGAAAAGGCTTTGCTGTCGTCGCAAATGAGGTTCGTAAATTATCAGAGGACACAAAGAAAACGGTTTCAACCGTGTCTGAACTCGTCAACAATACCAATTCCCAAATCTCCATTGTGTCTCAGCACATTGGGGACGTGAATTTACTCGTGACAGATAGTAAAGAAAAAATGACCCAAATCAATTCACTCTTCGATGATATCGTCAGCAGCATGAACTTAAGCAAAAATCAAAATGGAAAAATTGAAATAGACCTTCAAACCTTCCTGAACGAATTGAAGGAAGTCAAACAAACGGTCTCCCAAGTTGCCAGCTCAGTCGAATCCTTAACAAATCTCACAAATCGCTAA
- a CDS encoding serine alkaline protease SapB, with protein MKKKNVMTSVLLAVPLLFSAGFGGSMANAETVSKSDSEKSYIVGFKASATTNSSKKQAVTQNGGKLEKQYRLINAAQVKMSEQAAKKLEHDPSIAYVEEDHKAEAYAQTVPYGIPQIKAPAVHAQGYKGANVKVAVLDTGIHAAHPDLNVAGGASFVPSEPNATQDFQSHGTHVAGTIAALDNTIGVLGVAPSASLYAVKVLDRYGDGQYSWIISGIEWAVANNMDVINMSLGGPNGSTALKNAVDTANNRGVVVVAAAGNSGSTGSTSTVGYPAKYDSTIAVANVNSSNVRNSSSSAGPELDVSAPGTSILSTVPSSGYTSYTGTSMASPHVAGAAALILSKYPNLSTTQVRQRLENTATPLGNSFYYGKGLINVQAASN; from the coding sequence GTGAAAAAGAAAAATGTGATGACAAGTGTTTTATTGGCTGTCCCTCTTCTGTTTTCAGCAGGATTTGGAGGCTCCATGGCAAATGCCGAGACGGTCTCAAAGTCAGATAGTGAAAAGAGCTATATTGTTGGCTTTAAAGCCTCCGCCACCACAAACAGCTCTAAGAAACAAGCCGTCACTCAAAATGGTGGAAAACTAGAAAAGCAATATCGTCTCATTAATGCCGCACAAGTAAAGATGTCAGAACAAGCCGCGAAAAAACTTGAACATGACCCTAGCATTGCTTACGTAGAAGAAGACCACAAAGCAGAAGCATATGCACAAACCGTCCCTTATGGAATCCCTCAAATCAAAGCTCCAGCTGTACACGCTCAAGGTTATAAAGGTGCTAATGTCAAAGTAGCTGTCCTTGATACTGGCATCCACGCTGCACACCCTGACTTAAATGTTGCAGGCGGTGCCAGCTTCGTCCCTTCAGAGCCAAATGCCACCCAAGACTTTCAATCACATGGAACTCACGTAGCCGGAACGATCGCTGCCCTTGATAACACAATTGGTGTTCTTGGGGTCGCTCCAAGTGCCTCTCTATATGCTGTGAAAGTATTAGACCGCTATGGCGACGGACAATATAGCTGGATCATTAGCGGTATTGAATGGGCAGTAGCCAATAATATGGATGTCATCAACATGAGCTTAGGCGGACCAAACGGTTCAACAGCACTTAAAAATGCCGTTGATACAGCGAATAACCGCGGAGTCGTTGTTGTGGCGGCTGCAGGTAACTCAGGTTCTACTGGTTCTACAAGTACAGTTGGCTATCCAGCAAAGTATGATTCTACCATTGCCGTTGCTAATGTGAACAGCAGCAATGTCAGAAACTCGTCTTCCAGCGCAGGTCCTGAATTAGATGTTTCTGCACCTGGTACTTCTATTTTAAGTACAGTACCAAGCAGTGGATACACATCTTATACTGGAACATCTATGGCGTCTCCTCATGTAGCAGGAGCAGCAGCGCTTATTCTTTCTAAGTACCCGAATCTATCAACTACTCAGGTTCGCCAGCGCTTAGAAAACACAGCAACACCGCTTGGTAACTCCTTCTATTACGGAAAAGGGTTAATCAACGTTCAAGCGGCTTCTAACTAA
- a CDS encoding fatty acid--CoA ligase family protein, with the protein MDLIKNLEQTAMTKGEDIALIFEGNQMTYRELMTSIERFADGLVSEGFQAGDHLALILGNSPHFVISFFGALKAGLVVVPINPTYTPSEIGYMLITGDVKGIVAPAQLLPVYEQVYEQLPSIERVIICAENESACRSSFKEVADQLVFFGKLVSGHAKENVHPSIHQDDTAVILFTSGTTGKPKGAMLTHFNLYSNARDVAEYLSIDEKDKVIAALPMFHVFCLTVCMNAPLIHGATIYVLPHFSPSELLRMMEKEKPTLFVGVPTMYNYLYRQEGHEDAMSSVRICISGGASMPVALLHGFEKKFGVTVLEGYGLSEASPVTAFNPLDGKRKPGSVGTDIMNVKNKIVNELGEEVGPNEVGELIAKGPNIMKGYYQMPEDTEAALRDGWLYTGDLARRDEEGYIYIVDRKKDMILVGGYNVYPREVEEVLYQHEAVAEAVVIGVPDQNTGEAVVCYISPKKHAHIDQEDIITHCSRFLAKYKQPQTIHFIDDIPKNTTGKILRRALKEKYQAEESK; encoded by the coding sequence ATGGATTTGATCAAAAACCTAGAGCAGACGGCGATGACGAAGGGAGAAGATATCGCACTGATCTTTGAAGGAAATCAGATGACCTATCGAGAGCTCATGACAAGTATCGAGCGCTTTGCAGATGGCTTAGTGAGCGAAGGGTTTCAAGCTGGGGATCATCTTGCGCTTATTTTAGGAAATTCACCGCATTTTGTCATTTCTTTTTTTGGTGCCTTAAAGGCAGGGCTTGTCGTAGTACCAATCAATCCAACATACACGCCTAGTGAAATTGGGTATATGCTGATTACAGGTGATGTAAAAGGGATTGTTGCCCCTGCACAGCTACTGCCAGTGTACGAGCAGGTGTACGAACAACTTCCGTCTATTGAACGGGTGATTATTTGTGCAGAAAATGAATCTGCGTGCAGATCAAGTTTTAAGGAAGTAGCAGATCAACTTGTCTTCTTTGGAAAGCTTGTGTCTGGTCATGCGAAAGAGAACGTGCATCCATCTATTCATCAGGACGATACGGCAGTTATTTTATTTACATCTGGCACGACAGGAAAACCAAAGGGTGCAATGCTGACTCATTTCAACCTGTATTCAAATGCTAGAGATGTTGCTGAGTATCTATCCATTGATGAAAAGGACAAGGTCATTGCTGCATTGCCGATGTTCCACGTATTTTGTTTAACGGTTTGTATGAATGCACCATTGATTCATGGCGCGACCATTTATGTTCTACCGCATTTCAGCCCATCAGAGCTTTTGCGTATGATGGAAAAAGAGAAACCAACGTTATTTGTGGGTGTTCCGACCATGTATAACTATTTGTACCGCCAGGAAGGGCATGAGGATGCGATGTCCTCTGTGAGGATTTGTATATCAGGCGGTGCCTCAATGCCTGTTGCTTTACTTCACGGTTTTGAGAAAAAATTTGGTGTCACGGTGCTGGAGGGTTACGGATTATCAGAAGCTTCTCCAGTAACTGCATTCAATCCTCTTGATGGAAAAAGAAAACCCGGTTCAGTCGGGACCGACATTATGAATGTGAAGAATAAGATTGTGAATGAACTAGGAGAAGAAGTCGGTCCAAATGAAGTCGGAGAGCTCATAGCAAAAGGACCCAACATTATGAAAGGCTATTATCAAATGCCAGAAGATACTGAAGCTGCACTAAGAGACGGGTGGCTGTACACTGGCGATTTAGCGAGAAGAGATGAAGAAGGATACATTTATATTGTCGATCGAAAAAAGGATATGATTCTTGTTGGCGGTTATAATGTGTATCCAAGAGAAGTAGAAGAAGTGCTTTATCAACATGAAGCTGTAGCAGAAGCTGTTGTCATCGGTGTGCCAGATCAGAACACCGGAGAGGCTGTCGTCTGTTACATTTCCCCTAAGAAACATGCTCACATCGATCAAGAAGACATCATCACACATTGTTCACGCTTTTTAGCGAAATATAAGCAGCCCCAAACGATCCATTTCATAGATGATATTCCAAAGAACACAACAGGTAAAATTTTAAGAAGAGCACTAAAGGAAAAGTATCAAGCAGAGGAAAGTAAATAA
- a CDS encoding IDEAL domain-containing protein: protein MKEKKTYAELMKSRNTQKTEENGVTILDIYIQMVLDEALYKQRLTFLREEIDKALDQRDEKRFNDLSAQYAEHCLH, encoded by the coding sequence ATGAAAGAGAAAAAAACGTATGCTGAGCTCATGAAGTCCCGCAACACCCAAAAAACCGAAGAAAACGGCGTGACGATTTTAGACATCTATATTCAAATGGTTTTAGATGAGGCGCTTTATAAACAGCGCTTAACCTTCCTTAGAGAAGAGATTGATAAGGCACTGGATCAGCGTGATGAAAAGCGATTCAACGACCTGTCAGCTCAATATGCAGAACACTGCTTACATTAA
- a CDS encoding SDR family oxidoreductase, giving the protein MSTKQPKKTLPPQHQSERPGLEYKMNPRPVFDREMPDKKLAGKTAIVTGGDSGIGRAVSVLFAKEGANVAIVYLSEHRDAEETKDYIERAGGQVILISGDLGDEAFSNEVVKKTKDAFGSIDILVNNAGEQHPQKGIEQITSHQLLRTFQTNIFAMFYLTKAVLPHLKKGSSIINTASVTAYKGHETLIDYSSTKGAVVTFTRSLSLSLIKQGIRVNGVAPGPIWTPLIPSTFTEKEVSEFGGDVPMERPGEPVELAPSYLFLASEDSSYINGQMLHVNGGTILNG; this is encoded by the coding sequence GTGTCAACAAAGCAGCCGAAGAAAACATTGCCGCCTCAGCATCAAAGTGAGCGTCCAGGTCTTGAATATAAAATGAATCCAAGGCCTGTTTTTGATCGAGAGATGCCGGATAAAAAGTTAGCAGGAAAAACAGCCATAGTGACAGGTGGAGACAGCGGGATTGGAAGAGCGGTGTCGGTTTTATTTGCGAAGGAAGGCGCCAATGTCGCCATTGTTTACTTGAGTGAGCACCGTGATGCAGAGGAAACGAAGGACTATATTGAAAGGGCGGGAGGTCAAGTCATTTTAATATCAGGTGATTTAGGAGATGAGGCATTTTCGAATGAGGTTGTCAAAAAAACAAAAGATGCTTTCGGTTCCATTGATATTTTGGTGAACAATGCCGGGGAACAGCATCCGCAAAAAGGCATTGAACAGATTACCTCACATCAGCTTCTTCGAACATTTCAAACGAATATTTTTGCCATGTTTTATTTAACAAAAGCGGTACTTCCTCATTTGAAGAAAGGAAGTAGTATCATTAATACCGCATCTGTCACAGCCTATAAAGGGCATGAAACCTTGATCGACTATTCATCTACAAAAGGGGCAGTCGTGACATTTACGAGATCATTATCTTTATCGCTCATTAAACAGGGAATCAGAGTAAATGGGGTAGCACCAGGCCCCATTTGGACACCGCTTATTCCGTCGACCTTTACGGAAAAGGAAGTCTCTGAATTTGGCGGAGATGTTCCAATGGAGCGTCCTGGTGAGCCAGTAGAGCTTGCGCCGAGTTATTTATTTTTAGCGAGCGAAGACTCCTCTTATATAAATGGACAAATGCTTCATGTAAATGGCGGAACCATTTTAAATGGATAA
- a CDS encoding competence protein ComK yields MSGISETPLDSYVINQATMAVLPVEEGKRVYSKVIERETSFYVELKPLQIIERSCRFFGSSYAGRKAGTYEVTGISHKPPIVIDSSNHLYFFPTYSSNRPQCGWISHKYIHTFQESSLGDTVVIFTNEQTVKLDVSYKSFESQVHRTAYLRTKFQDRLDGGLPKKQEFMLYPKEQQLNLVYDFILRELRNRY; encoded by the coding sequence GTGTCAGGAATTAGTGAAACACCTTTAGATTCATACGTCATTAATCAAGCAACAATGGCGGTCCTTCCGGTTGAAGAAGGAAAAAGAGTATATTCAAAAGTCATAGAAAGAGAGACAAGCTTTTATGTTGAATTAAAACCTCTGCAAATTATTGAACGCAGCTGCCGATTCTTCGGCTCAAGCTATGCAGGCAGAAAAGCGGGAACATATGAAGTAACAGGTATTTCTCACAAGCCTCCCATTGTGATTGACTCATCCAATCATCTGTATTTCTTCCCAACTTATTCATCCAATCGTCCTCAGTGCGGCTGGATCTCCCACAAATACATTCATACCTTCCAGGAATCATCCCTCGGAGACACGGTGGTCATCTTTACAAATGAGCAAACCGTCAAACTTGATGTCTCATATAAATCATTTGAGAGTCAGGTGCACAGAACAGCGTATCTCCGAACAAAATTTCAAGATCGTCTTGATGGTGGTCTTCCTAAAAAACAAGAATTTATGCTGTATCCAAAGGAACAACAGCTCAACCTTGTATACGATTTTATATTAAGGGAGCTACGGAACAGATATTAA
- a CDS encoding M48 family metallopeptidase, with the protein MRVRKWVALATVAYILYGLFIYSYLFLFGDASVPDSVKGTSADPHTFMTSHELVISEHFSNIRNLLFFMTIPLDWYVFFLLLISGFSRKLADWSLTAARFTFLSKLVYVFVLSFLTMLISFPIKWIGYQLSLHYGVSAQSTASWLKDQILDFWIQYPLLALCAIVFFWLIQKRRKRWWLYAWCLTVPFTLFLFFIQPVVIDPLYNHFYPLKDQALENKILTLADKAHIPADHVYEVNMSEKTNTMNAYVTGIGENKRIVLWDTTLQKLKDREILFIMAHEMGHYVMKHVYIGLAGYLVLSLAGFFAIDRLYFYFYRKGAVLFRLREPRDIAALPLLLMIVSVLSFTASPFTNAVSRHQERAADEYAINLTKDGEAGVTSFQKLAKSGLSQVNPPLLVKVFRYGHPTMMERIMEMEAAEKEKASRKQ; encoded by the coding sequence GTGCGAGTACGTAAATGGGTAGCTCTTGCAACGGTAGCATACATATTGTACGGTCTTTTTATTTATTCTTATTTGTTTCTATTTGGGGATGCATCGGTTCCTGACAGTGTAAAAGGAACAAGTGCAGATCCGCATACCTTTATGACAAGCCATGAGCTTGTCATCAGCGAGCATTTCTCGAACATACGTAACTTGCTGTTTTTCATGACAATTCCATTAGATTGGTATGTCTTTTTTCTTCTGCTCATTTCAGGGTTTTCACGAAAATTAGCAGACTGGAGCCTGACAGCAGCTCGCTTCACATTTTTAAGCAAACTTGTATACGTGTTTGTGCTGTCATTTTTGACAATGCTGATTTCATTTCCTATTAAATGGATTGGCTATCAGCTGTCTTTGCACTACGGAGTATCTGCTCAAAGTACGGCAAGCTGGTTGAAAGATCAAATTCTAGATTTCTGGATTCAATATCCGCTTCTTGCCCTATGTGCAATTGTATTCTTTTGGCTTATTCAAAAAAGAAGAAAACGCTGGTGGCTGTATGCTTGGTGTTTAACAGTCCCATTCACACTATTTCTCTTCTTTATACAGCCGGTCGTCATTGATCCGTTATATAATCATTTTTATCCACTAAAGGATCAAGCTCTTGAGAACAAGATCTTAACACTTGCAGACAAAGCTCATATCCCAGCGGATCATGTATATGAGGTCAATATGTCTGAAAAAACGAACACGATGAATGCTTATGTCACAGGGATTGGTGAGAATAAGCGTATTGTGTTATGGGATACGACACTGCAAAAGCTGAAAGATCGCGAAATTTTATTTATCATGGCACATGAAATGGGACATTACGTCATGAAGCATGTCTATATAGGATTAGCAGGATATCTAGTACTGTCGCTTGCGGGATTTTTTGCGATCGACCGTCTCTATTTTTATTTCTATCGTAAGGGAGCAGTTTTATTTCGGCTGAGGGAGCCGCGCGACATCGCTGCTCTTCCGCTTCTTCTCATGATTGTATCAGTGCTTTCATTTACAGCTTCACCTTTTACAAATGCAGTTTCAAGACATCAAGAACGTGCAGCTGATGAGTATGCGATAAACCTGACAAAAGACGGAGAGGCAGGGGTGACGTCTTTCCAAAAGCTTGCAAAATCAGGGCTGTCTCAGGTGAATCCGCCACTTTTAGTGAAGGTCTTCCGCTACGGACACCCAACGATGATGGAGAGAATCATGGAGATGGAAGCAGCGGAAAAAGAGAAAGCGTCGAGGAAGCAATAA
- a CDS encoding histidine phosphatase family protein, whose translation MTTICLVRHGETDWNAAKRIQGRTDIPLNDTGKWQAEQTGLYLKDAHWDVVISSPLTRAKETAHLILKHVDAPLVIMDDFIERDYGDAEGMSFEERQKLFPNKQYPNMEPLETIQDRMVEGIEKVRAAYPNQQVLIVAHGAAIHALLTTLADEHLGLENTRLVNACLNYVEWKDGKWKVLDYNVVSHLTQSSPS comes from the coding sequence TTGACAACAATTTGCCTAGTCAGACATGGGGAAACAGATTGGAATGCAGCGAAACGAATTCAAGGACGAACAGATATCCCTTTAAATGATACTGGTAAATGGCAGGCTGAACAAACGGGCCTTTATTTAAAAGATGCCCATTGGGATGTTGTCATTTCCAGTCCACTCACAAGGGCAAAAGAAACAGCACACTTGATTTTAAAACATGTAGATGCGCCTCTTGTCATCATGGATGATTTCATTGAGCGTGATTATGGCGATGCTGAAGGCATGTCATTTGAGGAGCGTCAAAAGCTGTTTCCAAATAAACAGTATCCAAATATGGAGCCGCTTGAGACGATTCAAGATCGAATGGTAGAAGGCATTGAAAAAGTCAGAGCAGCCTATCCAAATCAACAAGTCCTGATCGTAGCACACGGCGCTGCCATCCATGCTTTGCTCACCACCTTAGCTGATGAACATTTGGGTCTTGAGAACACGAGACTCGTCAATGCTTGCTTAAATTATGTGGAATGGAAAGATGGTAAATGGAAGGTGCTTGATTACAATGTGGTTAGCCATTTAACTCAATCCTCCCCTTCTTAA